A region of Leclercia adecarboxylata DNA encodes the following proteins:
- the glpC gene encoding anaerobic glycerol-3-phosphate dehydrogenase subunit GlpC codes for MNDTRFESCIKCTVCTTVCPVSGVNPRYPGPKQAGPDGERLRLKDGRLYDEALKYCINCKRCEVACPSDVNIGDIIQRARARYSRQKPSLRDAILSHTDLMGSLSTPFAPLVNAATSLEPVRKLLDATLKIDHHRSLPKYSHGTFRRWYKSVAAEQAQFAEQVAFFHGCYVNYNHPQLGKDLLKVLNAMGTGVQLLSKEKCCGVPLIANGFTDKARRQAKSNVSSLREAIVDKGIPVLATSSTCTFTLRDEYPHLLDVDNSGLREHIELATRFLWRKLDGGQTLPLKALPLKVVYHTPCHMEKMGWALYTLELLRLIPGLELTVLDSRCCGIAGTYGFKRENYETSQAIGAPLFRQIEESGADLVVTDCETCKWQIEMSTHKRCEHPISLLAQALV; via the coding sequence ATGAACGATACCCGTTTCGAAAGCTGCATTAAATGCACGGTCTGCACCACGGTCTGCCCGGTCAGCGGCGTGAACCCGCGCTATCCCGGTCCGAAGCAGGCGGGGCCCGACGGCGAGCGCCTGCGCCTGAAGGACGGCAGGCTCTACGATGAGGCGCTGAAATACTGCATCAACTGTAAACGCTGTGAGGTGGCCTGCCCGTCGGATGTCAACATCGGGGATATTATCCAGCGCGCCCGGGCACGCTACAGCAGGCAAAAACCGTCATTGCGGGACGCCATTCTGAGCCATACCGATCTGATGGGCAGCCTCTCAACGCCCTTTGCCCCGCTGGTGAATGCCGCTACCTCACTCGAGCCGGTGCGCAAGCTGCTGGACGCCACGCTTAAAATCGACCATCACCGCAGCCTGCCAAAATATTCTCACGGGACTTTCCGCCGCTGGTATAAATCCGTTGCGGCGGAACAGGCGCAGTTTGCCGAACAGGTCGCCTTCTTCCACGGCTGTTACGTGAACTACAACCATCCGCAGCTGGGAAAAGATCTGCTGAAAGTGCTTAACGCCATGGGGACCGGGGTACAGCTTCTCAGCAAAGAGAAGTGCTGCGGCGTCCCGCTCATCGCCAACGGGTTTACGGATAAAGCGCGCAGGCAGGCAAAAAGCAACGTTTCGTCGCTGCGCGAGGCCATTGTCGACAAGGGGATCCCGGTGCTGGCGACCTCGTCCACCTGTACTTTTACGCTGCGCGATGAGTATCCGCACCTGCTGGATGTCGATAACAGCGGCCTGCGGGAACATATCGAGCTGGCGACGCGCTTTCTGTGGCGCAAGCTGGACGGCGGACAGACGTTGCCCCTGAAGGCGTTACCGCTGAAAGTGGTCTATCACACGCCATGCCATATGGAAAAGATGGGCTGGGCTCTCTATACGCTGGAGCTGCTGCGGTTAATTCCGGGCCTTGAGCTAACGGTGCTGGATTCGCGCTGCTGCGGCATCGCGGGCACCTACGGCTTTAAGCGGGAAAACTACGAAACATCACAGGCAATCGGTGCCCCGCTGTTCCGCCAGATTGAGGAGAGCGGCGCGGATCTTGTGGTGACCGACTGTGAAACCTGTAAATGGCAGATTGAGATGTCCACCCACAAGCGCTGCGAGCATCCCATTAGCCTGCTGGCACAGGCGCTGGTTTAA
- the yfaU gene encoding 2-keto-3-deoxy-L-rhamnonate aldolase gives MQNVLSNPFKQALRNGEPQIGLWLSSTSSYMAEIAATSDYDWLLIDGEHAPNTVQDLYHQLQAIAPYASQPVIRPVDGERSLIKQVLDIGARTLLIPMVDSAEQAREIVSATRYPPLGTRGVGAGVARAARWGRVENYMAQANDELCLLIQVESKTALDNLDAILEVEGIDGVFIGPADLSASLGYPDNAGHPEVQAIIERSIRRICAAGKAAGFLAVDPQMAQKALSWGVTFVAVGVDTMLYTDALDRRLAMFKTPLSAASKTSY, from the coding sequence ATGCAGAACGTTCTTTCTAACCCTTTTAAGCAGGCCCTGCGAAACGGCGAACCGCAGATTGGGCTGTGGCTGAGTTCCACCTCGTCCTACATGGCGGAGATAGCGGCAACCTCAGACTATGACTGGCTGTTAATCGACGGGGAGCATGCGCCTAACACCGTTCAGGATCTCTACCACCAGCTGCAGGCGATTGCCCCTTATGCCAGCCAGCCGGTGATCCGCCCGGTTGACGGCGAGCGCAGCCTGATCAAACAGGTGCTGGATATTGGTGCCAGAACGCTGCTGATCCCGATGGTCGACAGCGCAGAGCAGGCGCGGGAGATCGTCTCGGCTACGCGCTATCCGCCGCTGGGCACGCGCGGTGTCGGGGCAGGGGTGGCGCGAGCGGCGCGCTGGGGACGAGTCGAAAATTACATGGCTCAGGCCAATGACGAGCTCTGCCTGCTGATTCAGGTGGAGAGCAAAACGGCGCTGGATAACCTGGATGCGATCCTGGAAGTGGAGGGGATTGACGGCGTGTTTATCGGTCCGGCCGATCTGTCGGCGTCGCTGGGTTATCCGGACAACGCCGGGCACCCGGAAGTCCAGGCGATTATCGAGCGCAGCATTCGCCGCATTTGTGCTGCGGGTAAAGCCGCAGGCTTTCTTGCGGTCGATCCACAGATGGCGCAAAAGGCGCTGAGCTGGGGGGTGACCTTTGTTGCGGTAGGCGTGGACACCATGCTCTACACCGACGCCCTCGACAGGCGACTGGCGATGTTCAAAACACCGTTATCCGCGGCCAGTAAAACGAGTTATTAA
- a CDS encoding MFS transporter yields the protein MSMTLLDGVVRKNRARLIPFMLALYVLAFLDRSNIGFAKESYQIDTGLSNEAYALGAGIFFVVYALLGVPANLLMRKFGARTWIGTTTLLWGFLSAAMAWADTESKFLLIRTLLGAAEAGFFPGMIYLTSQWFPQRNRASIMGLFYMGAPLALSLGSPLSGALLEMHGFMGHPGWFWMFVIEGLIAVGAGVFTFFWLDDTPQQARFLNAEEKQALINQLASEEQSKATSRLRDALRNGRVWQLAFIYMTIQIAVYGLIFFLPTQVAALLGTKVGFTASVVAAIPWVAALFGTWLIPRYSDRTGERRNIATLTLLAAGIGVGVSGLVSPVLAIMALCVAAVGFIAVQPVFWTMPTQLLSGTALAAGIGFVNLFGAVGGFLAPLIRVEAQNVFGSDAAGLLALAAIAILGSLAIFVLGVTRSVPQADRIHH from the coding sequence ATGAGTATGACTCTGCTTGACGGCGTGGTCAGGAAAAACCGCGCCCGTCTGATCCCGTTTATGCTGGCGCTGTACGTGCTGGCGTTTCTGGATCGCTCTAACATCGGCTTCGCCAAGGAGAGCTACCAGATCGATACCGGGCTCAGCAACGAAGCCTACGCCCTCGGGGCCGGGATCTTCTTTGTGGTCTATGCCCTGCTGGGGGTTCCCGCCAACCTGCTGATGCGCAAATTCGGTGCCCGGACGTGGATTGGCACCACCACGCTGCTGTGGGGATTCCTCTCTGCGGCGATGGCGTGGGCCGATACCGAAAGCAAATTCCTGCTGATCCGCACCCTGCTGGGGGCGGCGGAAGCGGGCTTCTTCCCCGGCATGATTTACCTTACCTCCCAGTGGTTCCCCCAGCGCAACCGCGCCAGCATCATGGGGCTGTTCTACATGGGCGCGCCGCTGGCGCTGTCGCTCGGATCGCCGCTCTCCGGCGCGCTGCTGGAGATGCATGGCTTTATGGGCCATCCCGGCTGGTTCTGGATGTTTGTTATCGAAGGGCTGATCGCCGTGGGGGCCGGGGTCTTCACCTTCTTCTGGCTTGACGATACACCGCAGCAGGCACGCTTCCTGAACGCAGAGGAGAAACAGGCGCTGATCAACCAGTTGGCGAGTGAAGAGCAGAGCAAAGCGACGTCACGCCTGAGGGATGCCCTGCGCAATGGCCGGGTCTGGCAGCTGGCCTTTATCTACATGACCATTCAGATTGCCGTCTACGGGCTGATCTTCTTCCTGCCGACCCAGGTCGCTGCGTTGCTTGGCACCAAAGTGGGCTTTACCGCCTCGGTGGTGGCGGCGATCCCGTGGGTTGCGGCGCTGTTTGGCACCTGGCTTATCCCGCGTTATTCCGACCGCACCGGCGAACGGCGCAACATCGCCACCCTGACGCTGCTGGCTGCCGGTATTGGGGTGGGTGTGTCGGGGCTGGTGTCGCCGGTACTGGCGATAATGGCCCTGTGCGTGGCCGCGGTGGGGTTCATTGCCGTGCAGCCGGTCTTCTGGACCATGCCGACGCAGCTGCTCTCCGGCACCGCGCTGGCGGCAGGGATTGGCTTCGTCAACCTGTTTGGCGCGGTGGGCGGTTTTCTCGCCCCGCTCATCCGGGTGGAAGCCCAGAACGTCTTTGGCAGCGATGCCGCCGGGCTGCTGGCGCTGGCCGCCATCGCCATTCTCGGTTCGCTGGCGATCTTCGTGCTGGGAGTGACCCGCTCCGTGCCGCAGGCCGACCGCATACATCATTAA
- the rhmD gene encoding L-rhamnonate dehydratase, with amino-acid sequence MTLPKIKQIRAWFTGGATAEKGAGGGDYHDQGANHWIDDHIATPMSKYPQYEQSRQSFGINVLGTLIVEVEADNGQTGFAVSTAGEMGCFIVEKHLSRFVEGKCVSDIKLIHDQMLGATMFYAGSGGLVLNTISCIDLALWDLFGKVVGLPVYKLLGGAVRDEIRFYATGARPDLAKEMGFIGGKMPTHRGPHDGDAGIRQDVAMVAEYREKCGPDFWLMLDCWMSQDVNYATKLAHACAPYNLKWIEECLPPQQYEGYRELKRNAPPGMMVTSGEHHGTLQSFRTLSETGIDIMQPDVGWCGGLTTLVEIAAIAKARGQLVVPHGSSVYSHHAVITFTNTPFSEFLMTSPDCATLRPQFDPILLDEPVPVNGRIHKSVLDKPGFGVELNRDCALKRPYSH; translated from the coding sequence ATGACCCTACCAAAGATTAAACAGATCCGCGCCTGGTTCACCGGTGGCGCTACGGCAGAGAAGGGCGCTGGCGGCGGCGATTATCACGACCAGGGGGCTAACCACTGGATCGACGACCACATCGCCACCCCGATGAGCAAATACCCGCAGTATGAGCAGTCGCGCCAGTCGTTCGGCATTAACGTCCTCGGTACGCTGATTGTCGAAGTGGAGGCCGACAACGGCCAGACCGGTTTTGCCGTCTCCACCGCAGGAGAGATGGGCTGCTTTATCGTGGAGAAACACCTCAGCCGCTTTGTTGAGGGCAAGTGCGTCAGCGACATCAAGCTCATCCACGACCAGATGCTCGGGGCGACGATGTTCTATGCAGGCTCTGGCGGGCTGGTGCTGAACACCATCTCCTGCATCGACCTGGCGCTGTGGGATCTGTTCGGCAAGGTGGTTGGGCTGCCGGTCTACAAGCTGCTGGGCGGTGCGGTGCGGGATGAAATTCGTTTTTACGCCACCGGCGCGCGCCCGGACCTGGCGAAAGAGATGGGCTTCATCGGCGGTAAAATGCCGACTCACCGGGGGCCGCACGACGGCGACGCCGGGATCCGCCAGGATGTGGCGATGGTGGCGGAGTACCGGGAAAAATGTGGCCCTGATTTCTGGCTGATGCTGGACTGCTGGATGAGCCAGGATGTGAATTACGCCACGAAGCTGGCCCACGCCTGTGCGCCCTATAACCTGAAGTGGATTGAAGAGTGCCTGCCGCCGCAGCAGTATGAAGGCTACCGCGAGCTGAAGCGCAATGCCCCGCCGGGCATGATGGTGACCAGCGGCGAGCACCACGGCACCCTGCAGTCCTTCCGCACGCTATCGGAGACCGGGATCGACATCATGCAGCCGGACGTGGGCTGGTGCGGCGGCTTAACCACCCTGGTGGAGATCGCCGCCATCGCCAAAGCCCGTGGGCAGCTGGTGGTGCCGCACGGCTCGTCGGTCTACTCCCATCACGCGGTGATCACCTTCACCAACACGCCGTTCAGCGAATTCCTGATGACCAGCCCGGACTGCGCCACGCTGCGTCCGCAGTTTGACCCGATCCTGCTCGATGAACCGGTGCCGGTGAATGGCCGCATCCACAAATCGGTACTGGATAAACCCGGTTTCGGCGTCGAGCTCAACCGTGACTGCGCCCTGAAACGTCCTTACAGCCACTAA